From Rudanella lutea DSM 19387, a single genomic window includes:
- a CDS encoding tetratricopeptide repeat protein, whose translation MTRTKYRTYLFLFALLAGVVSSLPARPVQAQVLTDTVLHQTILKALDNIYNSDFAEADVYIRQLRSRYPQHPAGPMLRAMQLYWQHIPLKDNKVATAQYGQACEQALTLARKRLEKDADDPEGVFFALTAHSYLALKYHNDDELMKAVNEARRAYSYMKQGFELTEKNPEFYFTTGLYNYYVERYPMENPIVKPMMWFFKSGNMPLGLRQMEAATRRATFTRHETAYYLANIYLQHESSPTRASAWLKPLVERFPDNPVFLMRYTESLLLNGQYDEAARLMPRLKAMPRTFLNVPIQLFEGLLAEKDAKNDRDAGTHYQAALRHTFVMPYTKEYHAMAYAGLARIAARANNSSLAKSYYSKALGISEYKSLQREAKAFK comes from the coding sequence ATGACACGAACCAAATACCGTACATATCTTTTCTTATTTGCCCTTTTGGCGGGTGTGGTATCGAGCCTGCCGGCGCGCCCCGTGCAGGCCCAGGTACTGACCGATACGGTGCTCCATCAGACGATCCTGAAGGCCCTCGATAATATCTACAACAGCGATTTTGCCGAAGCCGACGTGTATATTCGGCAGTTGCGGAGCCGGTATCCGCAGCATCCGGCGGGCCCCATGTTACGGGCCATGCAGCTCTACTGGCAACACATTCCGCTGAAAGACAATAAGGTGGCTACCGCTCAGTACGGTCAGGCGTGCGAACAGGCATTGACCCTAGCCAGAAAACGGCTGGAGAAAGATGCCGACGATCCCGAAGGTGTGTTTTTTGCGCTGACGGCCCACTCGTATCTGGCCCTGAAGTACCATAACGATGATGAGCTGATGAAGGCTGTTAATGAAGCGCGCCGGGCATATAGTTACATGAAGCAGGGTTTCGAGCTGACCGAGAAGAACCCGGAGTTTTACTTTACCACCGGCCTGTATAATTATTATGTGGAGCGCTACCCCATGGAGAACCCGATTGTGAAGCCGATGATGTGGTTTTTCAAAAGTGGGAATATGCCACTGGGGTTGCGTCAGATGGAAGCCGCTACCCGACGGGCTACCTTTACCCGACACGAAACCGCCTATTATCTGGCCAATATTTACCTGCAACACGAGAGCTCGCCGACCCGCGCGAGTGCGTGGCTGAAACCGCTCGTGGAGCGTTTTCCTGATAATCCGGTGTTTCTGATGCGCTACACCGAAAGTCTGCTGCTCAACGGGCAGTACGACGAAGCGGCCCGGCTTATGCCCCGGCTCAAGGCTATGCCCCGCACGTTCCTGAACGTACCGATTCAGCTGTTTGAGGGGTTACTGGCCGAAAAAGACGCTAAAAATGACCGCGACGCGGGTACGCATTATCAGGCCGCGCTCCGGCACACGTTTGTGATGCCGTACACCAAAGAGTACCACGCGATGGCCTATGCCGGGCTGGCCCGTATAGCGGCCCGCGCCAACAACTCGTCGCTGGCAAAATCGTACTACAGCAAGGCACTTGGGATTAGCGAATACAAGTCGCTGCAGCGCGAGGCTAAAGCGTTCAAGTAA
- a CDS encoding DNA polymerase III subunit gamma/tau, translating to MENFVVSARKYRPATFDTVVGQEHITTTLRNAIRTNHLASAFLFCGPRGVGKTTCARILAKTINCQNLTAETEACDTCESCVSFRQNTSFNVHELDAASNNSVDDIRMLIDQVRIPPQAGAKYKVYIIDEVHMLSSAAFNAFLKTLEEPPSYAIFILATTEKHKILPTILSRCQIFDFNRIQPGHIAAHLANIATQEGITTEADALDLIAQKADGGLRDALSMFDLNVTFSTDRTLRYKEVLDNLHILDYDYYFRLTDLLLSANLPQSLLTLDEILRKGFDGHQFIVGLTRHFRDLLVSRDAATVQLLQVTENVRTKYLDQAARAPLSFLLSALSIGGQCDLNFKQAKDQRLHLELCLMKLAALRHTLNWEALPDLAPPAPASHPTINANPTPAAIEAPTPDVSTRDTEKKNGSPLAHNPAPAHTPVPTHPITSEPVNGYHANGNGASYPVPNGNATHGQSVTATHPSETAPLTHANGKPVMSVPRIPAGSKLRSTVSLQPKAATNADNDADVAVVDNRPDLPFTEVDLRAAWDRFKVLRNAQTGMVSEQLILDREYRLDGTTIHLALDNNLMAGLMVDLKPDLLGYLREQLQNRQIQLEYRVEAVETKKLIYSPQDKFNFMAEKNPALHELRKALGLEVDY from the coding sequence ATGGAAAATTTTGTGGTCTCGGCCCGGAAATATCGCCCCGCAACGTTCGACACCGTCGTTGGTCAGGAGCATATAACCACCACCCTGCGTAACGCCATCCGTACCAATCATTTAGCTTCGGCGTTTCTGTTTTGTGGGCCACGCGGTGTGGGCAAAACCACCTGCGCCCGCATTTTAGCCAAGACAATCAATTGCCAGAACCTCACCGCCGAAACCGAAGCCTGCGATACCTGTGAGTCGTGCGTGAGTTTCCGGCAGAATACCTCGTTCAACGTTCACGAGCTGGATGCAGCCTCGAACAACTCCGTCGATGACATTCGGATGCTCATCGATCAGGTCCGGATTCCGCCCCAGGCCGGTGCCAAATACAAAGTTTATATCATCGACGAAGTGCACATGCTCTCGTCAGCGGCCTTCAACGCGTTTCTGAAAACGCTCGAAGAGCCGCCCAGCTACGCTATTTTCATTCTGGCTACTACCGAGAAGCACAAGATTCTGCCGACGATTCTGTCGCGGTGTCAGATTTTCGATTTCAACCGAATTCAGCCAGGCCACATTGCCGCTCATTTGGCCAACATTGCCACCCAGGAAGGCATCACAACCGAGGCCGACGCCCTCGACCTCATCGCGCAGAAAGCCGATGGCGGTCTGCGCGATGCCCTGTCGATGTTCGACCTGAACGTGACGTTCTCTACCGACCGGACGTTGCGGTACAAGGAAGTACTCGACAACCTGCATATTCTCGATTACGATTATTACTTCCGGCTCACCGACCTGCTGCTGAGTGCCAACCTGCCCCAAAGCCTGCTGACGCTCGACGAGATTCTGCGCAAGGGGTTCGATGGGCACCAGTTTATTGTGGGCCTCACGCGCCACTTCCGCGACCTGCTGGTGAGCCGCGATGCCGCTACGGTGCAGCTTTTGCAGGTGACCGAAAATGTTCGGACCAAATACCTCGATCAGGCCGCGCGGGCTCCGTTGTCCTTTCTGTTGTCGGCCCTGAGCATTGGCGGGCAGTGCGACCTCAATTTCAAGCAAGCGAAAGATCAGCGTCTGCACCTGGAGTTGTGCCTGATGAAACTGGCCGCTCTCAGGCATACCCTCAACTGGGAAGCCCTGCCCGACCTGGCCCCGCCAGCCCCAGCCTCACACCCGACCATCAACGCCAATCCCACCCCGGCCGCGATTGAGGCACCTACGCCGGACGTATCCACGCGGGATACCGAAAAAAAAAACGGCAGTCCGTTAGCCCATAACCCGGCTCCGGCGCATACCCCCGTCCCGACGCACCCGATTACGAGTGAGCCAGTCAACGGTTACCATGCCAATGGCAACGGTGCAAGCTATCCGGTACCGAACGGAAATGCCACCCATGGACAGTCGGTTACGGCCACCCACCCATCCGAAACCGCTCCGCTGACGCATGCCAACGGCAAGCCGGTGATGTCGGTGCCCAGAATTCCGGCGGGCAGCAAACTTCGCAGCACCGTCAGTCTGCAACCCAAAGCAGCCACCAACGCGGATAACGACGCCGATGTAGCCGTGGTCGACAACCGGCCCGACCTGCCCTTTACCGAGGTCGACCTGCGCGCTGCCTGGGATCGCTTTAAGGTGTTGCGCAACGCCCAAACCGGCATGGTGAGCGAGCAGCTCATACTCGACCGTGAGTACAGGCTCGACGGAACCACCATTCATCTGGCGCTGGACAACAACCTGATGGCCGGCCTCATGGTCGATCTGAAACCCGATTTGCTGGGTTACCTGCGCGAGCAACTCCAGAACCGGCAGATTCAGTTAGAATACCGGGTCGAGGCCGTCGAAACCAAAAAGCTCATCTATTCGCCACAGGACAAGTTCAACTTCATGGCCGAGAAGAACCCCGCCCTCCACGAGTTACGGAAGGCGCTGGGTTTGGAAGTTGATTATTGA